The following coding sequences lie in one Tichowtungia aerotolerans genomic window:
- a CDS encoding UDP-N-acetylmuramoyl-L-alanyl-D-glutamate--2,6-diaminopimelate ligase: protein MNITRTFEQLLSGIDTLETVGDLSCEISSIEYDSRRVKPGALFVALPGAQVDGSVYIEEAAQRGAAAIVSQSPCALGKSFPYAQVSNARFALARLASAFYDHPAEKLCTVGITGTNGKTTVSFMLRDIFKAAARRSGLIGTVRYEIGNRVLPASRTTPEAPDVQSMLFQMDRSGCDSAVMEVSSHALDQCRVDGIRFNVGIFTNLTQDHLDYHGTLEEYFSVKARLFDQVKDTAVINCDDPCGRRLITEERCRSSVISYGFEEGALVRGRNARNDAAGSSMTVESPWGSAEISLQLIGRFNLYNALAAFAAAASVGIPVDVIRTALAEMENIPGRLESVGTKIKRVYVDYAHTDDALRNVLNALREITPGRLVVVFGCGGNRDLGKRRLMGEVASRLADYSIITTDNSRSESPEKIAADISAGFDSERKYEVCLDRTAAIARGVELIGKKDVLLVAGKGHETVQEIGGTIFPFDDREVVREVL from the coding sequence TATAACGAGAACATTTGAACAGCTTTTGAGTGGCATTGATACGCTCGAAACCGTTGGAGATCTGTCCTGTGAGATCTCCTCCATTGAATACGATTCCAGACGGGTGAAGCCCGGAGCTCTTTTTGTCGCCTTGCCCGGAGCGCAGGTTGACGGTTCCGTCTACATCGAAGAAGCCGCACAGCGCGGCGCAGCGGCCATTGTTTCGCAGAGTCCCTGTGCGCTGGGAAAAAGTTTTCCGTATGCCCAGGTTTCGAATGCGCGTTTTGCATTGGCCCGGTTGGCGTCAGCATTTTACGACCATCCGGCAGAGAAGCTCTGTACGGTCGGAATCACAGGAACCAATGGAAAAACCACCGTCAGCTTTATGCTGCGTGACATTTTTAAAGCCGCGGCCCGCAGGTCCGGTCTCATCGGAACCGTTCGCTATGAAATCGGAAACCGGGTTTTGCCTGCCTCGCGCACGACTCCGGAAGCGCCCGATGTGCAGTCGATGCTGTTTCAGATGGATCGTTCCGGATGCGACAGCGCCGTTATGGAAGTTTCCTCTCACGCCCTCGATCAGTGTCGCGTAGATGGTATTCGGTTTAATGTCGGCATCTTCACGAACCTCACACAGGACCATCTCGACTATCACGGAACTCTTGAAGAATACTTCAGTGTAAAGGCCCGGCTTTTTGATCAGGTCAAAGACACCGCAGTCATCAACTGTGATGATCCCTGCGGGCGCCGCCTGATCACAGAAGAGCGCTGCAGATCCAGCGTCATCTCTTATGGCTTTGAGGAAGGTGCGCTCGTGCGTGGCCGGAACGCCCGAAATGATGCTGCGGGCTCCAGTATGACCGTTGAAAGTCCCTGGGGCAGTGCGGAGATTTCTCTGCAGTTGATCGGCCGGTTTAATCTCTATAACGCATTGGCGGCATTTGCCGCGGCAGCGTCTGTCGGAATTCCGGTGGATGTTATTCGTACGGCTCTCGCGGAAATGGAAAATATTCCCGGGCGCTTGGAGTCCGTCGGGACAAAAATTAAACGTGTTTACGTCGATTATGCACATACCGATGATGCCCTTCGCAATGTGCTGAATGCTCTGCGAGAGATTACTCCCGGTCGGCTGGTTGTCGTTTTCGGTTGCGGCGGAAACCGCGACCTCGGCAAGCGGCGTCTCATGGGCGAAGTCGCTTCGCGGTTGGCAGATTATTCCATCATTACCACCGACAACTCCCGCAGCGAGAGCCCGGAAAAAATTGCTGCGGACATCAGTGCCGGCTTTGATTCTGAGCGCAAATACGAAGTATGTCTGGATCGTACCGCCGCCATTGCACGCGGTGTGGAACTGATCGGAAAAAAAGATGTTCTGCTGGTTGCGGGAAAAGGGCACGAAACCGTGCAGGAAATCGGCGGGACTATTTTTCCCTTTGATGACCGCGAAGTCGTTCGGGAGGTTCTGTAA